One genomic segment of Erinaceus europaeus chromosome 18, mEriEur2.1, whole genome shotgun sequence includes these proteins:
- the LOC132534280 gene encoding uncharacterized protein LOC132534280 yields MRRDLRVRGRRRTAHAHAQGAGGPQDLRFEPRPRRQRCGCLSVLSSLRGVREALTRGARLAPGASPRCTTPAPRGGARQDWRPRAPSALAPPGRDAPTTALGVTRLSSRSSGRRWGGGRRFPGGAAHREAEPGRRLPVRTLFPAAPAPARPPARDGGRQRPNFSREGAREAVPRGAAERPEPGMEPGGLVFRGLHGRSRETTKLRKRKSALYLSPAEASGRRDLPGANFHLALSAVALRICNCFLVQTSFVPDEYWQSLEVAHHMAFNYGYLTWEWTEGLRGYTYPLFFASIYKILHLFGKDSVQLLVSSNMSHQNDY; encoded by the exons ATGCGGCGGGACCTGCGGGTTCGGGGCCGGCGTCGCACCGCGCATGCGCACGCACAGGGCGCGGGGGGGCCCCAGGACCTGAG gttcgagccccgcccccgccggcagcgctgcgggtgtctgtctgtcctctcctctctgagGGGCGTGCGCGAGGCCCTGACCCGCGGCGCCCGGCTCGCACCCGGGGCCTCCCCGCGCTGCACGACGCCCGCGCCGAGGGGGGGGGCCCGGCAGGACTGGCGGCCGCGAGCACCCAGCGCCCTCGCTCCCCCGGGACGGGACGCGCCCACGACCGCGCTGGGGGTCACCCGCCTTTCCTCCCGCAGCTCCGGGCGCCGCTGGGGGGGGGGACGCCGCTTCCCGGGCGGAGCAGCCCACCGCGAGGCCGAGCCGGGCCGCCGACTTCCGGTGCGAACGCTCTTCCCGGCGGCCCCCGCGCCCGCCCGTCCCCCCGCCCGCGACGGTGGCCGGCAGAGGCCAAACTTCTCGCGAGAAGGGGCGCGCGAAGCGGTCCCTCGCGGTGCAGCCGAGCGGCCCGAGCCGGGGATGGAGCCGGGCGGCCTGGTGTTCCGCGGGCTGCACGGCCGCTCCCGGGAGACGACCAAGCTGCGGAAGAGAAAGTCAGCTTTGTACCTCAGCCCTGCGGAGGCCAGCGGGCGCAGAG ATCTCCCGGGTGCGAATTTCCACCTGGCTTTGTCTGCCGTAGCGCTGCGGATATGTAACTGCTTCCTGGTCCAGACGAGCTTTGTCCCAGATGAATACTGGCAGTCGCTTGAAGTCGCACATCACATGGCTTTCAA TTATGGTTACCTGACCTGGGAATGGACAGAAGGATTGAGGGGTTACACTTACCCCTTATTCTTTGCAAGCATTTATAAGATTCTGCATCTTTTTGGGAAAGATAGTGTCCAGTTGCTGGTAAGTTCTAATATGAGTCATCAAAATGATTACTAG
- the PIGBOS1 gene encoding protein PIGBOS1, translating to MFGRLTFSQLLFASVLGIASGLYIYQPIFEQYSKDQKELKEKLKLAQESEEKRSENYTAVK from the coding sequence ATGTTTGGAAGATTGACTTTTTCACAACTGCTTTTTGCTAGCGTCCTGGGGATTGCCAGCGGACTGTACATTTATCAACCAATATTTGAACAGTATTCCAAAGACCAGAAGGAACTGAAAGAAAAGCTGAAATTGGCACAGGAGtcagaagagaagagaagtgaGAACTACACGGCCGTTAAGTGA